From the Hymenobacter yonginensis genome, one window contains:
- a CDS encoding TerC family protein: MNVHLQQILDNPLAALAIVGNLVIIESLLSVDNAAVLATMVGDLPKEQRQKALRYGIIGAYVFRGVCILFASFLIEFWYLKPLGGLYLLYLAYDHFRGHAASEDDDGPDKRKSLVYRYTLGLLGPFWATVALIELMDLAFSIDNVFAVVAFTDNLILICTGVFIGILAMRLVAQAFVLLMAKYPFLETAAFVVIGLLGLKLLLSLVEHFQPDSAFSHFLSSEAADAGLTVLTVAIFGVPLLASWLKNKRRAPQ, encoded by the coding sequence ATGAACGTACACCTGCAGCAAATCCTCGACAATCCCCTGGCCGCGCTGGCCATCGTGGGCAATCTGGTCATCATCGAAAGCCTGCTTTCCGTTGACAACGCGGCCGTGCTGGCCACCATGGTCGGCGACCTGCCCAAGGAGCAGCGCCAGAAGGCCCTGCGCTACGGCATCATCGGGGCCTACGTGTTTCGGGGCGTGTGCATCCTGTTTGCCTCGTTCCTGATTGAGTTCTGGTACCTCAAGCCACTCGGCGGCCTCTACCTGCTCTACCTGGCCTACGACCATTTCCGGGGCCACGCGGCATCTGAGGATGACGACGGCCCCGACAAGCGTAAGAGCCTGGTGTACCGCTACACGCTGGGGCTGCTGGGGCCGTTCTGGGCCACGGTGGCCCTGATTGAGCTGATGGACTTGGCCTTTTCCATCGATAACGTGTTTGCCGTGGTGGCCTTCACCGACAACCTGATCCTGATTTGTACCGGTGTGTTTATTGGCATTCTGGCCATGCGGCTGGTGGCGCAGGCGTTTGTGCTGCTGATGGCCAAATACCCGTTCCTCGAAACGGCCGCCTTCGTGGTTATCGGGCTGTTGGGCCTGAAACTGCTGCTGTCGTTGGTGGAGCACTTTCAGCCTGATTCTGCCTTCAGTCACTTCCTGAGCAGCGAAGCCGCCGACGCCGGCCTGACCGTGC
- a CDS encoding FAD binding domain-containing protein — protein sequence MLEFLLNDQPIRTHEAPASALLDFVRYHEQLKGTKIGCREGDCGACTVLVGELSADGQTVNYQSMTSCLTPLGNAAGKHIVTVEGINAAGSQLTPVQQAIVDEGGSQCGFCTVGFVMSLTGHSLSSTLATEKSTIAAIDGNICRCTGYKSLERAAAKLTAELEQRPTENALAWLSEKQFVPGYFAEIPAQLAKLRSVEANASADSNASADSSAAIAASATAHANGGSSVSTSPNGHAQNQNDHGHEGSTKPFTHALLGGGTDLLVQRLEELREQPGVRLIFDQPGRRGIRHETTGRVVLGAATTASKLLESELLRGLLPRLPQYLKLVSSTPIRNMGTVAGNFINGSPIGDLTIMFLALGASVTLLDAAGHTRDLALPDLYLGYKRLAKAPDEQVTEISFPTPLASDFFHFEKVSKRTHLDIASVNSAAWLRVDNGIIQAARISAGGVGPVPLLLARTSEFLQGHELSAETLTAANAVMQEEISPISDVRGTADYKRLLLRQLLWAHFLEFAPELAVDELI from the coding sequence ATGCTTGAATTTCTCCTCAACGACCAGCCCATCCGCACCCATGAGGCCCCGGCCAGCGCCTTGCTCGATTTCGTGCGCTACCATGAGCAGCTGAAGGGCACCAAAATCGGCTGCCGCGAGGGCGACTGCGGCGCCTGCACCGTGCTGGTCGGCGAGCTGAGCGCCGACGGCCAGACGGTAAACTACCAGAGCATGACCAGCTGCCTCACGCCGCTGGGCAACGCCGCCGGCAAGCACATCGTGACGGTGGAAGGCATCAACGCAGCCGGCAGCCAGCTCACACCGGTGCAGCAGGCCATTGTGGACGAAGGCGGCTCGCAGTGCGGCTTCTGCACGGTGGGCTTCGTGATGTCGCTAACCGGCCACAGCCTGAGCAGCACGCTGGCCACCGAGAAAAGCACCATCGCGGCCATCGACGGCAACATTTGCCGCTGCACGGGCTACAAGAGCCTGGAGCGCGCCGCCGCCAAGCTCACCGCCGAGCTGGAACAGCGCCCGACCGAAAACGCCCTGGCCTGGCTCAGCGAGAAGCAGTTTGTGCCCGGCTACTTTGCCGAAATCCCGGCCCAACTCGCCAAGCTACGCTCCGTTGAAGCCAATGCGTCGGCAGATTCTAATGCGTCGGCAGATTCTTCAGCAGCAATAGCAGCTTCGGCTACCGCCCACGCCAACGGCGGCAGCTCGGTTTCGACCTCACCCAACGGCCACGCCCAAAACCAGAACGACCACGGCCACGAAGGCAGCACCAAACCATTTACCCACGCCCTGCTGGGCGGCGGCACCGATTTGCTGGTGCAGCGCCTCGAAGAGCTGCGCGAGCAGCCCGGCGTGCGGCTGATTTTCGACCAGCCCGGCCGGCGCGGCATCCGCCACGAAACCACCGGCCGCGTGGTGCTGGGCGCCGCCACCACCGCCAGCAAGCTGCTCGAATCGGAGCTGCTGCGCGGGCTGCTGCCGCGGCTGCCGCAGTACCTGAAGCTGGTGAGCAGCACGCCCATCCGCAACATGGGCACGGTAGCCGGCAACTTCATTAACGGCTCGCCCATCGGCGACCTCACCATCATGTTCCTGGCCCTGGGCGCGTCCGTCACGCTGCTCGACGCGGCCGGCCACACCCGCGATCTGGCCCTGCCCGACCTCTACCTGGGCTACAAAAGGCTGGCGAAAGCCCCCGACGAGCAGGTGACCGAAATCAGCTTCCCCACCCCGCTGGCCAGCGACTTCTTCCACTTCGAGAAAGTCTCCAAACGCACCCACCTCGACATTGCCAGCGTGAACTCCGCCGCCTGGCTGCGGGTCGACAACGGCATCATCCAGGCGGCCCGCATCTCGGCCGGCGGCGTGGGGCCGGTGCCGCTGCTGCTGGCCCGCACCAGCGAGTTTCTGCAGGGCCACGAGCTGTCGGCCGAAACCCTAACCGCCGCCAACGCCGTGATGCAGGAAGAAATCAGCCCGATTTCCGACGTGCGCGGCACCGCCGACTACAAGCGCCTGCTGCTGCGCCAGCTGCTGTGGGCGCATTTCCTGGAATTTGCGCCGGAGCTGGCGGTGGATGAATTGATTTAG
- a CDS encoding DUF4136 domain-containing protein, producing the protein MKPTLTLLGMGLAMALSGCFAARQARIDSDYSYTGNFRRYRTYEFVTGEGLAADSSKLGEAVRDAIRTRLKVQGYKSNKRRPDLLVNFRVFEGDMKFRGYLQEDIGRWVKEEKVEDEETPPDNRQGYQPQRILLAEGTLLITLIDNRTNRAVWNGYASGVTVPKGPQGELVLRRSVRSIFDQYRVFTEGYLEGSQMTEN; encoded by the coding sequence ATGAAACCAACTCTTACGCTACTAGGTATGGGCTTGGCCATGGCGCTTTCCGGCTGCTTTGCCGCCCGCCAGGCCCGCATCGATTCCGACTACAGCTACACCGGCAACTTCCGCCGCTACCGCACCTACGAGTTCGTGACCGGCGAAGGGCTGGCTGCCGATTCCAGCAAGCTGGGCGAAGCCGTCCGCGACGCCATCCGGACGCGCCTGAAGGTGCAGGGCTACAAGTCCAACAAGCGCCGCCCCGACCTGCTGGTGAACTTCCGGGTGTTTGAAGGCGACATGAAATTTCGGGGCTATCTGCAGGAAGACATCGGCCGCTGGGTGAAGGAAGAGAAGGTGGAAGACGAGGAAACGCCTCCGGACAACCGCCAGGGCTACCAGCCCCAGCGTATTCTGCTGGCCGAGGGCACGCTGCTCATCACCCTCATCGACAACCGCACCAACCGCGCCGTCTGGAACGGCTACGCCTCGGGCGTCACGGTGCCCAAAGGCCCGCAGGGCGAGCTGGTGCTGCGCCGCTCCGTCCGCTCCATCTTCGACCAGTACCGCGTCTTCACCGAAGGCTACCTCGAAGGCAGCCAGATGACGGAAAACTAA
- a CDS encoding xanthine dehydrogenase molybdopterin binding subunit — protein MNHLDPNRHVRGESQYLDDVPVQQSTLYAAVFESPLAHGVLRSLDFSAALTAPGVARVLTAADIPGINQIGGIVADEPLLAEGHVHFRGQPVALVLARTEAQAHAALKLIKVEIDPLPIITDPRVAAAQGELIVPPRTFKIGDSAAAWASCAHVFEGVAESGGQEHLYIETQGAYAFPTEMGGVRMISSTQGPTAVQRHTAHVLGLGMHQVEVDVTRLGGGFGGKEDQATPWGALAALGAFVTKKPVKLVLDRMADMRMTGKRHPYSSDFKIGFDKDLKIVAYEVTFYQNAGAAADLSPAVMERTLFHATNAYFVPNVTATAFSCRTNLPPNTAFRGFGGPQGMFVMESALAKAAEELGLPTYELQRRNLLREGDLFSYRQAAEMCHAEQAWDTAAREFDLAGMRAEVEQFNQTNKLKKKGFAVMPICFGISFTKTPMNQTRALVHIYSDGSVGISTGAVEMGQGVNTKIAQVAARTLGISISRIKIETTNTTRVANTSPSAASATADLNGKATEMACAALRKRLLEHASTEYTLNYEGLEIHDEQVLAAGVPADTNWEKLVSSAFWKRVALTENAHYATPDLHFDATVNQGHPFAYHVYGTALTSVTVDCLRGTYTVDALRIAHDFGQSFNEVIDRGQIEGGAVQGIGWMTMEEVAYNAEGRMLSNSLNSYKIPDIYAAPRVLDVHFLDTPGHPKAILRSKAVGEPPLMYGIGTYFALRDAVRAFQGHTALPFSAPMTPEKVLLSLYPDSESVPAWKSSSATTSVAS, from the coding sequence ATGAACCACCTCGACCCCAACCGCCACGTGCGCGGCGAATCGCAGTACCTCGACGACGTGCCCGTGCAGCAGAGCACGCTCTACGCAGCCGTGTTTGAAAGCCCGCTGGCCCACGGCGTGCTCCGCAGCCTCGATTTCAGCGCCGCGCTGACGGCGCCCGGCGTGGCCCGCGTGCTCACGGCGGCCGACATTCCCGGCATCAACCAGATTGGCGGCATCGTGGCCGATGAGCCGCTGCTGGCCGAGGGGCACGTGCATTTCCGGGGGCAGCCGGTGGCGCTGGTGCTGGCCCGCACCGAGGCGCAGGCCCACGCCGCCCTCAAGCTCATCAAGGTCGAAATCGACCCGCTACCCATCATCACCGACCCGCGGGTGGCGGCCGCACAGGGCGAATTAATTGTACCGCCGCGCACCTTCAAAATCGGCGATTCGGCGGCGGCCTGGGCTTCGTGCGCGCACGTGTTCGAGGGCGTGGCCGAGAGCGGCGGGCAGGAGCATCTGTACATCGAAACGCAGGGCGCCTACGCCTTCCCCACCGAAATGGGCGGCGTGCGCATGATTTCCTCCACGCAGGGGCCCACGGCCGTGCAGCGCCACACGGCCCACGTGCTGGGCCTGGGCATGCATCAGGTGGAAGTGGACGTGACGCGCCTCGGCGGCGGTTTCGGCGGCAAGGAAGACCAGGCCACGCCCTGGGGCGCGCTGGCCGCGCTGGGCGCCTTCGTCACCAAAAAGCCGGTGAAGCTAGTGCTCGACCGCATGGCCGACATGCGCATGACCGGCAAGCGCCACCCCTACTCGTCCGATTTCAAAATCGGCTTCGATAAGGACCTCAAAATCGTGGCCTACGAAGTCACCTTCTACCAGAACGCGGGCGCTGCCGCCGACCTCTCGCCGGCCGTGATGGAGCGCACGCTCTTCCACGCCACCAACGCTTATTTTGTGCCTAACGTGACGGCCACGGCCTTTTCGTGCCGCACCAACCTGCCGCCGAATACGGCTTTCCGGGGCTTCGGCGGGCCGCAGGGCATGTTCGTGATGGAGTCGGCCCTGGCCAAGGCGGCCGAGGAGCTGGGCCTGCCCACCTACGAGTTGCAGCGGCGCAACCTGCTGCGCGAGGGCGACCTGTTCTCGTACCGGCAGGCGGCCGAAATGTGCCACGCCGAGCAGGCCTGGGACACGGCCGCCCGCGAGTTCGACCTGGCCGGCATGCGGGCCGAAGTTGAGCAGTTCAACCAAACCAATAAACTGAAGAAGAAGGGCTTCGCGGTGATGCCCATCTGCTTCGGCATCTCGTTCACCAAAACGCCCATGAACCAGACGCGGGCGCTGGTGCACATCTATTCCGACGGCTCGGTGGGCATCAGCACGGGCGCGGTGGAGATGGGCCAGGGCGTGAACACGAAAATCGCGCAGGTGGCGGCCCGCACGCTGGGTATTTCGATTTCACGCATCAAAATCGAAACCACCAATACCACCCGGGTGGCCAACACCTCGCCCAGCGCCGCCAGCGCCACCGCCGACCTCAACGGCAAGGCCACCGAAATGGCTTGCGCCGCCCTGCGCAAGCGCCTGCTGGAGCACGCCAGCACCGAGTACACGCTCAACTACGAGGGCCTCGAAATCCACGACGAGCAGGTACTGGCCGCCGGCGTGCCCGCCGATACCAACTGGGAGAAGCTGGTGTCGTCGGCATTCTGGAAGCGCGTGGCCCTCACCGAAAACGCCCACTACGCCACCCCCGACCTGCATTTCGACGCCACCGTGAACCAGGGCCACCCCTTCGCCTACCACGTGTACGGCACGGCCCTCACCAGCGTGACGGTGGACTGCCTGCGCGGCACCTACACCGTGGATGCCCTGCGCATTGCTCACGATTTCGGCCAGAGCTTCAACGAAGTCATCGACCGGGGCCAGATTGAGGGCGGCGCGGTGCAGGGCATCGGCTGGATGACCATGGAAGAAGTGGCCTACAACGCCGAGGGCCGCATGCTCAGCAACTCCCTGAACAGCTACAAGATACCCGACATCTACGCCGCCCCCCGGGTTCTCGACGTGCATTTCCTCGACACGCCGGGCCACCCCAAGGCCATCCTGCGCTCCAAGGCCGTGGGCGAGCCACCGCTCATGTACGGCATCGGCACCTACTTCGCCCTGCGCGACGCGGTGCGGGCCTTCCAGGGGCATACGGCGCTGCCGTTTTCGGCTCCGATGACGCCGGAAAAGGTGCTGCTTTCTCTTTATCCTGACTCCGAATCTGTTCCGGCTTGGAAATCCAGCTCCGCAACCACCTCCGTGGCCTCGTAA
- a CDS encoding XdhC family protein, which yields MAYLDYPSPISHPNSPRDLPVWEHATASLRAGVPVALLCVVRSEGSSPGRQGFKLSLTATETVGSIGGGIMEHKLVELMRTRLQRGPHAPEIRRQVHRAHSPTDRSGMICSGEQEILLLPLLPSDLAAAEACGQCLRHTGSAAWEASAGTRLRLLPAPTDTHYHPGPDWHYVERLGFRDQLTIVGGGHVALALSRVMSTLDFGLTVLDDRPELPTQLRNHYAHHRRTVPYEQLAHEVPTGPHQYVVIMTVGYRTDAVAVRQLLHHPVRYLGLMGSTAKIAHLLQELRAAGLDEAALNRIHAPIGLPIHSRTPEEIAISVAAELIRVRNGG from the coding sequence GTGGCTTACCTCGATTATCCGTCGCCCATTTCTCACCCCAACTCGCCGCGCGACCTGCCCGTGTGGGAGCACGCCACGGCCAGTCTGCGGGCGGGAGTGCCGGTGGCGCTGCTGTGCGTAGTGCGCAGTGAGGGCTCCAGCCCCGGCCGGCAGGGCTTCAAGTTGAGTTTGACGGCCACCGAAACGGTGGGTTCCATTGGCGGCGGCATCATGGAGCACAAGCTAGTGGAGCTGATGCGGACCCGCCTGCAGCGCGGCCCCCACGCTCCCGAAATCCGGCGGCAGGTGCACCGCGCCCACTCCCCCACCGACCGCTCGGGCATGATCTGCTCGGGCGAGCAGGAGATTCTGCTGCTGCCACTGCTCCCGTCGGATCTGGCTGCCGCGGAGGCCTGCGGGCAGTGCCTGCGCCACACCGGCAGCGCCGCCTGGGAGGCATCGGCCGGCACCAGGCTGCGCCTGCTGCCAGCCCCCACCGACACGCACTACCACCCCGGCCCCGACTGGCACTACGTGGAGCGCCTCGGCTTCCGCGACCAGCTCACCATCGTGGGCGGCGGGCACGTGGCGCTGGCTTTGTCGCGGGTGATGAGCACGCTGGATTTCGGCCTGACGGTGCTCGACGACCGGCCTGAGCTGCCCACCCAGCTCCGCAACCACTACGCCCACCACCGCCGCACGGTGCCCTACGAGCAGCTGGCCCACGAAGTGCCGACCGGCCCGCACCAGTACGTCGTGATTATGACCGTGGGCTACCGCACCGATGCCGTGGCCGTGCGCCAGCTGCTGCACCACCCGGTGCGCTACCTGGGCCTGATGGGCAGCACCGCCAAAATAGCGCATCTGCTCCAGGAGTTGCGCGCCGCCGGCCTCGACGAAGCAGCGCTCAACCGCATCCACGCCCCCATCGGCCTGCCCATCCACAGCCGCACCCCCGAGGAAATAGCCATCAGCGTAGCCGCCGAGCTGATTCGGGTGCGGAATGGTGGATGA